A genomic segment from Mustela lutreola isolate mMusLut2 chromosome 15, mMusLut2.pri, whole genome shotgun sequence encodes:
- the LOC131815985 gene encoding basic proline-rich protein-like, which yields MALCPPPSRVLLSLGVCSFSFSLDAQPRDCASFLLPVLQGPGAGGPDTPQGERARPLLHPLRVPSALAATPASSRPRGRRPREAAWSAAAPPAGRRSRTPNAPSRRRSLDVPLLSLNVSALPTPARCRDPTESPRSPRQIRTCPAPPLQSPPLVQLGHGAGASAVAAGNKAARPCPTKESAGGQTASRRGPGVGSASEPPSAGVPGRRTPRRRGAGAGPGAALQARGRRRDPPGGVKLPTRPAPRGRRTSPAGSRSLPLPGPRIPPPAPPRRPPPPAPLPRPSFSPPPPRPGASGRPGCANPGRGPPPDAELGPARPRPLTSGFA from the exons ATGGCTCTTTGCCCGCCCCCCTCGCGCGTTCTACTCTCGCTCGGcgtttgctctttttctttctctttggacGCTCAGCCAAGGGATTGCGCAAGCTTCCTGCTCCCGGTCCTTCAGGGGCCAGGAGCGGGGGGCCCAGACACGCCCCAGGGCGAGCGCGCACGGCCCCTCCTGCACCCTCTCCGGGTCCCCTCCGCCCTCGCCGCGACCCCAGCGAGCTCGCGGCCCCGCGGGCGGCGCCCTCGGGAGGCGGCGTGGAGCGCAGCAGCTCCCCCAGCCGGACGCCGGAGCCGCACGCCGAACGCGCCGTCTCGCCGCCGGAG CCTCGATGTGCCCCTGCTCAGCCTGAACGTCTCGGCCCTCCCCACTCCCGCCCGATGCCGGGACCCCACCGAGTCCCCTCGGTCCCCCAGGCAGATCCGGACATGCCCTGCGCCCCCTCTGCAGTCGCCCCCTCTCGTCCAGCTTGGCCATGGGGCTGGGGCTAGCGCGGTCGCTGCTGGAAACAAGGCAGCCCGGCCCTGCCCCACTAAGGAGAGTGCCGGGGGGCAAACTGCGAGCCGGCGGGGACCTGGAGTGGGCTCGGCCTCGGAGCCCCCTTCCG CAGGGGTCCCCGGGCGGCGCACACCGAGAAGGAGAGGCGCTGGGGCAGGCCCAGGCGCCGCGCTGCAGGCGAGGGGTCGCCGCCGAGACCCTCCCGGCGGTGTCAAGCTCCCCACCCGCCCTGCGCCCCGCGGCCGGCGCACCTCTCCCGCCGGGTcccgctccctccctctcccggGCCCGCGGATCCCTCCCCCTGCACCTCCCCGGCGCCCTCCTCCTCCGGCCCCCCTCCCGcgtccttccttctcccccccgCCGCCCAGGCCCGGGGCCTCGGGTAGGCCCGGCTGCGCCAATCCCGGCCGCGGCCCGCCCCCTGACGCCGAGCTGGGCCCGGCGAGGCCCCGCCCGCTGACGTCCGGATTTGCATGA
- the CBX4 gene encoding E3 SUMO-protein ligase CBX4, with protein sequence MELPAVGEHVFAVESIEKKRIRKGRVEYLVKWRGWSPKYNTWEPEENILDPRLLIAFQNRERQEQLMGYRKRGPKPKPLVVQVPTFARRSNVLTGLQDSSADNRAKLELGAQGKGQGHQYELNSKKHHQYQPHSKERAGKPPPPGKSGKYYYQLNSKKHHPYQPDPKMYDLQYQGGHKEAPSPTCPDLGAKSHPPDKWAHGAGAKGYLGAVKPLAGAAGAPGKGSEKGPPNGMTPAPKEAVTGNGIGGKMKIVKNKNKNGRIVIVMSKYMENGMQAVKIKSGEAAEGEARSPGHKKRAAEERHPPADRTFKKAAGAEEKKAEAPSKRREEEAQGPGDSQPQDAGSRKLSPSKEAFGEQPLQLTTKPDLLAWDPARSAHAPSHHHHHHHHHHHHHHAVGLNLSHARKRCLSETHGEREPCKKRLTARSISTPTCLGGSPAAEHPTDLPPAATLPQPEVILLDSDLDEPIDLRCVKTRGEAGEPPSALQVKPEAPATVAAVAAAPVTAAEKPPAEAQDEPEEPLSEFKPFFGNIIITDVTANCLTVTFKEYVTV encoded by the exons ATGGAGCTGCCAGCTGTTGGCGAGCACGTCTTCGCGGTGGAGAGCATCGAGAAGAAGCGGATCCGCAAG GGCAGAGTGGAGTATCTGGTGAAATGGAGAGGCTGGTCCCCCAA ATATAACACGTGGGAACCTGAGGAGAACATCCTGGATCCCCGGCTGCTGATCGCCTTCCAGAACAG GGAGCGGCAGGAGCAGCTGATGGGGTACCGGAAGAGAGGGCCGAAGCCCAAACCGCTGGTGGTGCAG gTCCCCACGTTTGCCCGTCGCTCCAACGTGCTGACTGGACTTCAGGACTCCTCTGCAGACAACCGGGCGAAGCTGGAGCTGGGCGCCCAGGGCAAGGGCCAGGGCCACCAGTACGAGCTCAACAGCAAGAAGCACCACCAGTACCAGCCGCACAGCAAGGAGCGGGCCGGCAAGCCCCCACCGCCGGGCAAGAGCGGCAAGTACTACTACCAGCTCAACAGCAAGAAGCACCACCCCTACCAGCCGGACCCCAAGATGTACGACCTGCAGTACCAGGGCGGCCACAAGGAGGCGCCCAGCCCCACTTGCCCGGACCTGGGCGCCAAGAGCCACCCGCCCGACAAGTGGGCGCACGGCGCGGGGGCCAAGGGCTACCTGGGAGCTGTGAAGCCCCTGGCCGGTGCGGCCGGGGCTCCGGGCAAGGGCTCGGAGAAGGGCCCTCCCAACGGGATGACGCCGGCCCCCAAGGAGGCGGTGACGGGCAACGGGATCGGGGGCAAGATGAAGATCgtcaagaacaagaacaagaacggGCGCATCGTGATCGTCATGAGCAAGTACATGGAGAACGGCATGCAGGCCGTGAAGATCAAGTCCGGCGAGGCGGCCGAGGGCGAGGCGCGCTCCCCGGGCCACAAAAAGCGCGCCGCCGAGGAGCGCCACCCCCCGGCCGACAGGACTTTCAAAAAGGCGGCGGGGGCGGAGGAGAAGAAGGCGGAGGCGCCGtccaagaggagggaggaggaggcgcAGGGCCCCGGCGACTCGCAGCCCCAGGACGCCGGCTCCCGCAAGCTGTCCCCATCCAAGGAGGCCTTCGGCGAGCAGCCCCTGCAGCTCACCACCAAGCCCGACCTGCTGGCCTGGGACCCGGCCCGGAGCGCCCATGcgccctcccaccaccaccaccaccaccaccaccatcaccaccaccaccacgcgGTCGGCCTGAATCTCTCCCACGCACGCAAGCGCTGCCTCTCCGAGACCCACGGCGAGCGGGAGCCCTGCAAAAAGCGCCTCACGGCGCGCAGCATCAGCACCCCCACCTGCCTGGGGGGCAGCCCGGCCGCCGAGCACCCCACCGACCTGCCCCCTGCCGCCACCCTCCCGCAGCCCGAGGTCATCCTGCTGGACTCGGACCTGGACGAGCCCATAGACTTGCGCTGCGTCAAGACGCGCGGCGAAGCCGGGGAGCCCCCAAGCGCCCTCCAAGTGAAGCCCGAGGCGCCCGCGACGGTGGCGGCGGTGGCAGCTGCGCCAGTGACAGCGGCGGAGAAGCCTCCAGCCGAGGCCCAGGACGAGCCCGAGGAGCCGCTGAGCGAGTTCAAGCCCTTCTTTGGGAATATAATTATCACCGACGTCACCGCGAACTGCCTCACCGTCACGTTCAAGGAGTACGTGACAGTGTAG